One window of the Pseudophryne corroboree isolate aPseCor3 unplaced genomic scaffold, aPseCor3.hap2 scaffold_677, whole genome shotgun sequence genome contains the following:
- the LOC135037462 gene encoding RNA cytidine acetyltransferase-like — protein sequence MLTTKKEMVMEPTSKSLNEDLEEAAKEFQQKHKEEVEKLKGIDLSQYVIRGEDDEWNEVLKNTGQNASIVSVKSDKKRKLEKPERNGFKLQKKLKKSKDKKQKFRK from the exons ATGCTGACCACAAAGAAGGAGATGGTGATGGAACCCACCTCGAAGTCTCTGAATGAGGACTTG GAGGAGGCAGCCAAGGAGTTTCAGCAGAAGCACAAAGAAGAAGTGGAGAAGTTAAAAGGGATCGATCTTTCCCA GTACGTAATCCGGGGTGAGGATGACGAGTGGAACGAGGTTCTGAAGAACACCGGTCAGAATGCGTCTATAGTCAGCGTGAAGAG CGACAAGAAACGAAAACTAGAGAAGCCGGAAAGGAACGGGTTTAAGCTGCAGAAAAAGCTCAAAAAAAGTAAAGATAAGAAGCAGAAGTTTCGGAAGTGA